One Niabella beijingensis DNA window includes the following coding sequences:
- a CDS encoding DUF7079 family protein, producing the protein MKSRLNIEERRPVWIALSEFYLDTEPDAADFHRLAVVLLKSPYSFAEIGIINKYEVFPVLQTNLLNPAGEWAGIDPDRLEVQILESLEKRNRVRKMAIESAFKAFKWMCDDYWEQLEEAYGKIKNAPGRST; encoded by the coding sequence ATGAAAAGCCGATTGAATATAGAAGAGCGGAGGCCGGTCTGGATCGCACTTTCTGAATTTTATCTGGATACGGAACCCGATGCAGCGGATTTTCACCGGCTTGCTGTGGTCCTGTTAAAGAGTCCTTACAGTTTTGCTGAGATCGGCATCATTAACAAATATGAAGTGTTTCCCGTTCTTCAAACCAATTTGCTGAACCCTGCGGGAGAATGGGCAGGTATCGATCCGGACCGGTTGGAAGTACAGATCCTGGAGTCGCTGGAAAAAAGAAACCGTGTACGCAAAATGGCGATCGAAAGTGCTTTTAAAGCATTTAAGTGGATGTGTGACGACTATTGGGAGCAACTGGAAGAAGCATACGGTAAAATAAAGAACGCCCCCGGCCGGTCTACTTAA
- a CDS encoding SRPBCC family protein: MQNEGNNTADGELRLTRVLNAPLELVWEVWTDPEHLKQWWGPEGFTNTISKMDLQPGGAWNLVMHGPDGTDYKNKSIFKEVVPFKKIVYDHVSGPRFLATITFESRGDQTVIDWHMLFESSEVFIQTVKTFKADEGLKQNLDKLNLYVSRLTV, encoded by the coding sequence ATGCAAAACGAAGGAAATAACACCGCAGACGGGGAACTGCGGCTGACCCGTGTGCTGAATGCTCCTTTGGAGCTGGTTTGGGAAGTGTGGACGGATCCGGAGCACCTGAAGCAGTGGTGGGGGCCGGAAGGATTTACCAATACGATCAGTAAAATGGACCTGCAACCCGGCGGTGCGTGGAACCTGGTTATGCATGGTCCGGACGGAACAGATTATAAGAACAAAAGCATCTTTAAAGAAGTGGTCCCTTTTAAAAAGATCGTATATGACCATGTTTCCGGTCCGCGGTTTCTGGCGACCATCACTTTTGAAAGCCGTGGTGATCAGACGGTCATCGACTGGCACATGCTCTTTGAAAGTTCTGAAGTATTTATCCAGACGGTGAAAACCTTCAAAGCGGATGAAGGACTGAAACAGAACCTGGACAAACTGAATCTATATGTATCACGTTTAACCGTATAA
- a CDS encoding SRPBCC family protein, which produces MLHEPIVVERTYNAPIQQVWNALTQAAALRQWFFDVPAFEPRVGFAFEFTGKGKEGEPYLHHCVVTEADAPHKLAYSWRYEGAEGISLVTYELKAEGNRTHIRLIHTGTETFPAGKAFARENFVEGWTALIGTQLKTYAETGVENKA; this is translated from the coding sequence ATGTTACACGAACCAATCGTTGTTGAACGAACTTACAATGCGCCCATACAGCAGGTATGGAACGCGCTGACACAGGCGGCTGCATTGCGCCAGTGGTTTTTTGATGTGCCGGCTTTTGAACCCCGGGTGGGCTTTGCCTTTGAATTCACCGGGAAAGGAAAGGAGGGAGAACCCTATTTGCACCATTGCGTGGTCACAGAAGCCGATGCGCCTCATAAACTGGCTTACAGCTGGCGGTACGAGGGCGCTGAAGGGATCTCTCTGGTTACCTATGAGCTGAAAGCCGAGGGCAATAGAACACATATACGACTCATACATACCGGTACGGAAACCTTTCCCGCTGGAAAAGCCTTTGCCCGGGAAAACTTTGTGGAAGGCTGGACAGCACTTATCGGAACCCAGTTGAAAACCTATGCCGAAACCGGCGTGGAAAATAAAGCGTAG
- a CDS encoding SDR family NAD(P)-dependent oxidoreductase, producing the protein MEFTNKTAIVTGAGQGIGFELCRQLAASGAKVILNDQDETLAQKAAATINTQYAGQVQAVAGDCSDPEVIRNLVDTALQQYGSLDIVIANAGITLFGDFLDYDPGAFYKVLQVNLGGSFFLAQAAARKMKESGSGGSILFMSSVTGHLAHKGLVAYGMTKAALEMLARNLVIELSSYGININSIAPGATLTERTMADTDYASKWQKITPGGRPATVEDIAQAALFLVHEKARHINGQNIVIDGGWSCVGIQPE; encoded by the coding sequence ATGGAGTTTACAAATAAAACAGCTATTGTTACGGGAGCTGGTCAGGGTATCGGCTTTGAGCTGTGCCGTCAGCTGGCGGCCAGTGGGGCTAAGGTGATACTGAACGACCAGGATGAAACGCTCGCCCAAAAGGCCGCAGCAACCATCAATACGCAATACGCCGGTCAGGTACAGGCTGTAGCGGGCGATTGCAGCGATCCTGAAGTAATCCGCAACCTGGTGGATACAGCACTACAACAGTATGGAAGTCTGGATATCGTGATCGCCAATGCCGGGATCACCCTGTTTGGCGATTTCCTGGATTACGATCCCGGTGCCTTCTATAAAGTACTTCAGGTCAATCTGGGTGGTTCTTTTTTTCTTGCCCAGGCTGCTGCCCGTAAAATGAAGGAATCCGGTTCTGGCGGCTCGATCCTGTTTATGTCTTCTGTAACCGGGCACCTGGCGCATAAGGGGCTGGTAGCTTATGGCATGACCAAGGCTGCACTTGAAATGCTGGCGCGGAACCTGGTGATCGAACTTTCCTCCTATGGCATCAACATCAACTCGATCGCCCCCGGTGCCACGCTTACAGAGCGCACTATGGCCGATACCGATTATGCTTCCAAATGGCAGAAAATAACACCCGGCGGCAGACCGGCTACCGTGGAGGATATTGCACAGGCGGCATTGTTTCTTGTACATGAGAAAGCCCGGCATATCAATGGCCAGAATATCGTGATTGACGGCGGCTGGAGCTGTGTGGGCATCCAGCCGGAATAA
- a CDS encoding aminoglycoside 6-adenylyltransferase codes for MIQVAFANNVKKILEPDEQVIGLAIGGSWLESQMDEFSDLDLILITADKLSGDKDKMMSYARRLGDLLSGFTGEHVGEPRLLICLYDNPLLHVDLKFLTLEEFKTRVETPVILLDKGNRLQVILEQTSAGYPYPDHQWIEDRFWIWIHYALLKIGRGEYFEAFDFLGFLRLAVLGPLLQIRNGQLPRGVRKVETALPADDFNRLKQTLPLYDRQSLLTALHHCVALYRELRAAVFNTGVQFHHETETRVLQYFEVISNKT; via the coding sequence ATGATACAGGTTGCCTTTGCAAATAATGTCAAAAAGATCCTTGAACCCGACGAACAGGTGATCGGACTGGCCATCGGCGGGTCCTGGCTAGAGTCCCAGATGGATGAATTTTCCGATCTGGATCTCATTCTTATAACCGCGGATAAGTTATCCGGGGATAAGGATAAAATGATGAGCTATGCCCGCCGACTGGGAGATCTGTTGTCGGGCTTTACAGGAGAGCATGTGGGTGAACCCCGCCTGCTGATCTGTCTTTATGACAACCCGTTGCTGCATGTGGATCTTAAATTTTTAACACTGGAAGAATTTAAAACCCGTGTGGAAACTCCCGTGATCCTGTTGGATAAAGGGAACCGGTTGCAGGTCATTCTTGAACAGACCAGCGCCGGGTATCCCTATCCCGATCACCAGTGGATCGAAGACCGCTTCTGGATCTGGATACATTATGCACTGCTTAAAATAGGCCGCGGCGAATATTTTGAAGCCTTTGACTTTTTGGGATTTCTGCGATTGGCGGTACTCGGCCCTTTATTGCAGATCAGGAACGGCCAGTTACCAAGAGGAGTAAGAAAAGTAGAAACGGCATTGCCTGCGGACGATTTCAACCGTTTGAAACAAACCTTACCCCTGTATGACCGGCAATCCCTGTTAACCGCCTTACATCATTGCGTAGCGTTGTATCGCGAACTGCGGGCTGCCGTTTTTAATACGGGGGTGCAGTTTCACCACGAAACCGAGACACGCGTCCTGCAATATTTTGAGGTCATCAGCAACAAAACATAA
- a CDS encoding phytase, with the protein MHQSYRLLLLLILCSCKNPAATTAPDALKPAVVTDSTDFDTDDPAIWINPADASKSLVIGTDKETGGGLFVFDLNGKIVNKFTGMKRPNNVDIAYGFSYNGQLIDIAVATERETNKIRVFSLPELKPVDNGGLDVFTDTPERSPMGIALYTRPSDHAIFAIVGRKTGPADGYLYQYRLTDSAGQLNAMLVRKFGKYSGKKEIESIAVDNEPGYVYYSDEQYGVHKYYADPDKKDNTELALFGQSDFKEDIEGISIYKSTDSTGYLLISNQQANTFVVYKREGTNGRVHEHHKIAEIPLSTIESDGSDVTSINLGERFPKGLFVAMSNGKVFHYYDWSDIARKGGLQ; encoded by the coding sequence ATGCATCAATCCTATCGTCTTCTGTTATTGCTGATCCTTTGCTCCTGTAAAAATCCGGCGGCAACCACCGCACCAGATGCGCTGAAACCCGCTGTGGTTACAGATTCTACCGATTTCGACACCGACGACCCCGCCATCTGGATCAACCCTGCCGATGCTTCCAAAAGCCTGGTGATCGGCACGGACAAGGAAACCGGCGGCGGATTGTTTGTCTTTGATCTTAATGGAAAGATCGTAAACAAATTCACCGGTATGAAACGCCCTAACAATGTGGACATTGCCTACGGTTTTTCTTATAATGGTCAGCTAATTGATATTGCCGTGGCAACAGAACGGGAGACCAATAAGATCCGTGTGTTCTCCCTGCCGGAGCTGAAACCGGTCGACAATGGCGGACTGGATGTTTTTACAGATACACCCGAGCGGTCTCCCATGGGGATCGCACTTTACACCCGCCCTTCCGATCATGCCATCTTTGCGATCGTTGGACGGAAGACCGGACCTGCAGATGGCTATCTTTACCAATATCGTTTAACAGACAGTGCCGGCCAGCTCAATGCCATGCTGGTACGTAAATTTGGTAAATACAGCGGCAAAAAAGAGATCGAGTCCATTGCTGTAGACAACGAGCCAGGTTATGTTTATTATAGTGATGAACAATACGGGGTACATAAATATTATGCTGATCCGGATAAAAAAGACAATACGGAGCTGGCGCTTTTCGGACAAAGCGATTTTAAAGAAGACATTGAAGGCATCTCTATTTATAAAAGCACCGACAGCACCGGCTACCTGCTGATATCCAATCAGCAGGCTAATACCTTTGTGGTATATAAACGGGAAGGAACAAACGGCCGGGTGCATGAGCATCATAAAATAGCAGAGATCCCGTTATCCACGATCGAAAGCGACGGCTCAGATGTGACCAGCATTAACCTGGGTGAGCGTTTCCCCAAAGGCCTGTTTGTAGCCATGAGTAACGGGAAGGTATTTCACTACTATGACTGGAGCGACATCGCCCGAAAAGGGGGACTGCAATAA
- a CDS encoding TonB-dependent receptor, translating into MQKFLLFTILLMVAFIARAQQKVVVTGTIVDANNFSLPGASVKLLPGGQHTVTDAYGKFEFLNVAALDKFQIEVSYLGYHTFNKTYPAGSKGNLDVKITLNDTAGTMKEVVIIGDRLSGQARAFNQQKNKANISNIISSDQVGRFPDANLGDALKRVPGITIQNDQGEARNLIIRGLAPNLNSVTLNGDRIPSAEGDNRNVQMDLIPSDMVATVEVNKTLTPDMDADAIGGSVNLITRASPNGQRLSATLAGGLNPIRNTGNYTAGLVYGNRFFHNKLGAVASFSYNNNQFGSDNIEASWKKADDPGKTVYVDELGIRYYNEHRIRHSLDLNLDYTFNPAHKIIASVMHNWRTDRENRFALVYENEPEYDDNDQITGWKGNIIREDKGGTGTDQVKNKRLELQKVTNYALRGEHLLSPKWDMDWSVNYARASEQKVDERYIEFEQEDVTFRTDFANTRHPLITPQNEDLSSYSLSNLSEGDSWTRENELGAKINFRTPFSVIDGQKGRLRFGVRLRRKDKLRENNYFEYEPVNDLGSLPELPVVYYGGKNFQPGSQYVPGTFVNPSYLGGLDLNNGALFEKEDKPDEYLAENYTAKENIVAGYLRWDQHFSDKLSAVIGVRVENTHINYTGNYVKDEEELLGSISNTNAYTNILPSISFRYEPQQYLVLRAAYTTSLARPNYYNLVPYLNVLSEDEELYAGNPDLKATYAHNFDLMAERYFRSVGILSGGLFYKSLKNFIYTFTRQNYTTENFAADFPGQANPVPAGENNWKFTQQRNGENVNIYGFEVALQRQFDFIPGSFWKGLGIYLNYTFTGSTARGITNEDGEERTDVNLPGTAPHMFNSSLSWENKRFSARVSLNYAASYIDELGGNDFEDRYYDRQLFLDANASYKFTRNFRLFAEANNLTNQPLRYYQGIAVRTMQVEYYRPRFNLGIKFDSFR; encoded by the coding sequence ATGCAAAAGTTCCTGCTGTTTACGATTCTCCTGATGGTTGCCTTTATTGCCCGGGCGCAGCAAAAGGTAGTGGTAACCGGTACCATTGTCGACGCCAATAATTTTTCCCTTCCCGGTGCCTCGGTAAAACTCCTGCCGGGCGGGCAGCACACTGTTACGGACGCCTACGGCAAATTTGAGTTTCTGAATGTTGCAGCGTTGGATAAGTTCCAGATCGAAGTCTCTTACCTGGGATACCATACTTTTAACAAGACCTATCCCGCGGGCAGCAAAGGAAATCTGGACGTAAAGATCACACTGAACGATACTGCCGGTACTATGAAGGAGGTGGTCATTATCGGAGACCGGCTGAGTGGTCAGGCCCGGGCCTTTAACCAGCAAAAGAACAAAGCGAATATCAGTAATATCATCTCCTCCGACCAGGTGGGCCGTTTTCCGGATGCCAACCTGGGTGACGCGCTGAAACGGGTGCCCGGGATCACCATTCAGAATGACCAGGGGGAAGCCCGGAACCTGATCATCCGCGGTCTGGCGCCCAATCTGAACTCAGTGACATTGAACGGTGACCGCATTCCTTCCGCGGAAGGCGATAACCGGAATGTGCAGATGGACCTGATCCCCTCAGATATGGTAGCAACTGTGGAAGTGAACAAGACACTGACACCGGATATGGATGCCGATGCCATCGGAGGCTCAGTGAACCTGATCACCCGCGCTTCTCCCAACGGGCAGCGGCTTTCTGCCACACTCGCCGGCGGATTGAACCCGATCCGGAACACCGGGAATTATACAGCGGGACTGGTGTACGGCAACCGTTTCTTCCATAATAAACTGGGAGCGGTGGCCAGTTTTTCCTATAACAACAACCAGTTCGGCTCCGATAATATTGAAGCTTCCTGGAAAAAGGCGGATGATCCCGGCAAGACGGTATATGTGGATGAACTGGGTATCCGTTATTATAACGAGCACCGCATCCGGCACAGCCTGGATCTGAACCTGGACTATACGTTCAATCCGGCCCATAAGATCATTGCAAGCGTAATGCACAACTGGCGTACCGACCGGGAGAACCGTTTTGCCCTGGTATATGAGAACGAACCGGAATACGATGACAACGACCAGATCACCGGGTGGAAGGGTAATATCATCCGCGAGGACAAAGGCGGTACAGGAACCGACCAGGTAAAGAACAAACGGCTTGAGCTGCAAAAAGTGACCAACTACGCCTTGAGGGGTGAACACCTGTTAAGTCCCAAATGGGATATGGACTGGTCCGTAAACTATGCAAGGGCCAGTGAACAAAAGGTTGACGAACGGTATATTGAATTTGAACAGGAGGATGTCACGTTCAGGACCGATTTTGCCAATACACGCCACCCGCTGATCACTCCTCAGAATGAAGACCTGTCGAGCTATTCGTTAAGCAACCTGTCTGAAGGTGATAGCTGGACCAGGGAGAACGAGCTGGGTGCGAAGATCAATTTCCGCACCCCGTTCTCGGTAATTGACGGACAGAAAGGCCGGCTCCGTTTTGGTGTAAGACTACGGAGGAAGGACAAGCTGCGCGAAAATAATTATTTTGAATACGAACCGGTAAATGACCTGGGAAGCCTGCCGGAACTGCCTGTGGTCTATTACGGTGGCAAAAATTTTCAACCCGGTTCACAATATGTTCCCGGCACTTTTGTCAATCCTTCCTATCTGGGCGGACTGGACCTGAACAACGGAGCGCTGTTTGAAAAAGAAGATAAACCCGATGAATACCTGGCTGAGAATTACACGGCCAAAGAAAATATTGTGGCGGGCTACCTGCGCTGGGATCAGCATTTCAGCGACAAACTCTCTGCTGTAATTGGTGTTCGTGTAGAAAACACGCACATCAACTACACCGGAAATTATGTAAAAGATGAAGAAGAGCTGCTGGGCTCCATCAGCAATACCAACGCTTATACCAATATCCTGCCGAGTATCTCATTCCGCTATGAACCGCAACAATACCTTGTTCTCAGAGCTGCATATACCACATCCCTGGCCCGTCCTAACTATTACAACCTGGTGCCTTATCTCAATGTGCTCTCTGAAGACGAAGAGCTCTATGCCGGTAATCCCGATCTGAAGGCGACCTATGCACACAACTTTGATCTTATGGCCGAAAGGTATTTCAGATCGGTGGGCATCCTGTCGGGCGGCTTGTTTTACAAAAGCCTGAAGAATTTCATCTATACGTTTACCAGACAGAATTATACCACTGAGAATTTTGCCGCAGATTTCCCGGGACAGGCCAATCCTGTTCCTGCCGGAGAGAACAACTGGAAATTTACGCAACAACGTAACGGCGAAAACGTCAACATCTATGGCTTTGAAGTGGCCCTGCAACGCCAGTTCGATTTTATACCCGGCAGCTTCTGGAAGGGACTGGGCATTTATCTTAACTATACGTTTACGGGCTCAACAGCCAGGGGCATTACCAATGAGGATGGCGAAGAACGCACAGATGTAAATTTGCCGGGCACTGCGCCGCATATGTTCAACAGCTCCCTTTCCTGGGAGAACAAACGTTTCTCGGCACGGGTGTCGCTCAACTATGCGGCCAGTTATATTGACGAGCTGGGCGGCAACGATTTTGAAGACCGGTATTACGACCGGCAGTTATTCCTGGATGCCAATGCCTCTTATAAATTTACCCGCAATTTCCGCCTGTTTGCCGAAGCGAATAACCTTACCAACCAGCCCCTGCGGTATTACCAGGGAATCGCTGTCCGCACCATGCAGGTGGAATATTACCGTCCGCGGTTTAACTTGGGGATCAAATTTGACTCATTCAGATAA